A single window of Aquarana catesbeiana isolate 2022-GZ linkage group LG10, ASM4218655v1, whole genome shotgun sequence DNA harbors:
- the LOC141109967 gene encoding chemerin-like receptor 1, producing the protein MSGRIETNITEETNEYYIYMYSKSYILYMVVLSGICLLGITGNGLVIWFVAFRMKKTVNSVWFLSLAFADFIFCLFLPLSITYLALGYNWPFGTFMCKLRYLVLYLNLSASVIQLTIISIDRCISVVFPVWCRNHRTVRLAVKVVLAIWIVCFLLNVSYFIFAHVSVHHTSSLVCFKDWSVHSVQVIIRFIVLFVIPFTIIIVCYTVIFMRIRKNHRTTSTKPFKVIAAVIISFFICWFPHHVFSIMDSYVSYTLYDNLRLVIFIGKCISVTLAYSNSCVNPLLYVFIGQHFKEKFWSAIKSAFERTFTEEANLTDPNRNTFVPDHAIRQM; encoded by the coding sequence ATGTCTGGAAGAATAGAGACCAACATCACAGAGGAAACAAatgaatactatatatatatgtacagtaaatCTTACATTTTATACATGGTGGTTTTATCTGGGATATGTTTGTTGGGAATCACTGGAAATGGTCTGGTCATCTGGTTTGTTGCCTTCAGGATGAAAAAGACGGTCAACTCTGTTTGGTTCCTAAGTTTAGCTTTTGCCGATTTCATCTTCTGCCTTTTCCTACCCTTATCTATCACTTACTTGGCCCTTGGCTATAACTGGCCATTTGGAACCTTCATGTGCAAACTTAGATATCTTGTATTATATCTCAACCTGTCTGCCAGTGTAATACAGCTCACCATTATTAGCATTGATCGCTGCATCTCCGTAGTCTTCCCTGTTTGGTGTCGGAACCATCGCACCGTAAGACTGGCTGTGAAAGTCGTTCTTGCAATTTGGATTGTATGTTTTCTACTCAACGTATCTTACTTCATATTTGCACATGTATCTGTACATCATACATCTTCTTTGGTTTGCTTTAAAGATTGGTCAGTGCACAGTGTACAAGTTATAATAAGATTTATTGTTCTGTTTGTTATACCTTTTACCATCATTATCGTCTGTTACACTGTCATCTTTATGCGTATTCGAAAAAACCACAGAACAACATCTACCAAACCTTTCAAAGTGATTGCAGCCGTCATCATTTCCTTCTTTATTTGCTGGTTTCCACACCATGTATTTTCCATCATGGATTCATATGTAAGCTACACATTGTATGATAATCTCAGGCTTGTGATTTTCATAGGCAAATGTATATCAGTCACGTTGGCTTATTCAAACAGCTGTGTTAATCCTCTTCTTTATGTCTTCATTGGCCAACACTTCAAGGAAAAATTCTGGAGCGCCATTAAATCTGCGTTTGAGAGAACTTTCACCGAGGAGGCCAACCTGACAGATCCAAATAGAAACACATTTGTACCTGATCATGCAATAAGGCAAATGTGA